Proteins encoded by one window of Juglans regia cultivar Chandler chromosome 15, Walnut 2.0, whole genome shotgun sequence:
- the LOC108992336 gene encoding protein NRT1/ PTR FAMILY 4.6-like has protein sequence MNPYILGFKVPAPSIPAIPLLFIFVLIPLYDRIFVPLARKITGVPTRIQHLQRIGIGLVLSTISMAVAGVIETCRKSVALEHNMMDSVEPLPISVFWLGFQYAIFGAADMFSFVGLLEFFYAESSAGMKSLGTAISRCSVSFGYFMSTVVVEVVNKVSGGWLASNNLSRDKLNYFYWLLSVMSMVNFVVYLVCASWYRYKKVENKEGGAEGKLGMAGA, from the coding sequence ATGAACCCCTATATCCTAGGCTTCAAAGTGCCTGCCCCCTCAATCCCAGCCATCCCCCTCCTGTTCATTTTCGTTCTTATTCCATTATACGACCGGATTTTTGTCCCACTGGCTAGAAAAATCACAGGAGTACCTACCAGAATTCAACACCTCCAGAGAATCGGAATTGGGCTGGTGCTGTCCACTATTTCCATGGCGGTTGCCGGAGTCATAGAGACCTGCCGCAAGTCCGTGGctcttgaacataacatgatgGATAGTGTTGAACCTTTACCAATAAGTGTGTTTTGGTTGGGGTTCCAATATGCTATATTTGGAGCAGCTGATATGTTTTCCTTTGTAGGGCTCCTAGAGTTTTTCTATGCAGAGAGCTCAGCTGGCATGAAGTCACTCGGCACAGCCATTTCACGGTGTTCAGTGTCATTTGGGTATTTCATGAGTACtgtggtggtggaggttgtgaaCAAGGTGAGTGGAGGGTGGTTGGCTAGCAATAATCTTAGTAGAGACAAGCTAAACTACTTCTATTGGTTATTGTCAGTGATGAGCATGGTGAACTTTGTGGTTTATTTGGTGTGTGCATCTTGGTATAGATACAAAAAGGTGGAGAATAAGGAGGGTGGTGCTGAGGGAAAGCTTGGAATGGCAGGagcttag